The Halogranum gelatinilyticum genome includes a window with the following:
- a CDS encoding D-2-hydroxyacid dehydrogenase produces MTDSPRLLIPYHVPPSRTNELLDALDGHLPADSLVVADTPAESRELAPSADGIVTYHLDADLLDAAENLRWIQCLSAGVDHYDFDALRERDVVLTNSSGIHAEPIAEQVLCYLLMFERGLVQAGRQQARGVWERFEGGELRGKTVGVVGVGAIGGRVAQVCSALGMRVLGTKRDTSEVPGGVDELYAADEYHQLLLDADYVVLACPLTDETEGLLGREEFRLMSEESVLVNIARGGVVDEAAMTRALQNRAIRGAALDVFETEPLPPGSPLWDLSNVVVTPHMAGSTPKKPERWRDIIVGNYEALAADDRDAMVNRIV; encoded by the coding sequence GTGACCGACTCCCCACGGCTCCTGATTCCGTACCACGTCCCGCCGAGCCGAACGAACGAACTCCTCGACGCCCTCGACGGCCACCTCCCGGCCGACAGCCTCGTCGTCGCCGACACACCCGCCGAGTCACGCGAACTCGCCCCGTCGGCCGACGGTATCGTGACCTACCATCTCGACGCCGACCTGCTCGACGCGGCCGAGAACCTCCGGTGGATTCAGTGTCTCAGTGCCGGTGTCGACCACTACGACTTCGACGCGCTCCGCGAGCGGGATGTCGTCCTCACCAACTCGTCGGGCATCCACGCCGAACCCATCGCCGAGCAGGTGCTCTGCTACCTGCTGATGTTCGAGCGCGGCCTCGTCCAGGCGGGCCGTCAGCAGGCCCGCGGCGTCTGGGAACGGTTCGAGGGCGGCGAGCTTCGGGGCAAAACGGTCGGCGTCGTCGGCGTCGGAGCCATCGGCGGGCGAGTCGCCCAGGTCTGCTCCGCGCTCGGGATGCGCGTCCTCGGCACCAAGCGCGACACCAGCGAGGTGCCCGGCGGCGTCGACGAACTCTACGCGGCCGACGAGTACCACCAACTCCTGCTCGACGCGGACTACGTCGTCCTCGCCTGCCCACTGACCGACGAGACCGAGGGCCTGCTGGGCCGCGAGGAGTTCCGACTCATGTCCGAGGAGAGCGTGCTGGTCAACATCGCCCGCGGCGGCGTCGTCGACGAGGCCGCGATGACCCGTGCACTCCAGAACCGGGCGATCCGCGGGGCTGCACTCGACGTGTTCGAGACCGAACCCCTACCCCCCGGGTCGCCCTTGTGGGACCTCTCGAACGTCGTCGTCACGCCCCACATGGCCGGGTCGACCCCCAAGAAGCCCGAACGCTGGCGCGACATCATCGTCGGGAACTACGAGGCACTCGCGGCGGACGACCGCGACGCGATGGTCAACCGGATCGTCTGA